In Brassica napus cultivar Da-Ae chromosome A3, Da-Ae, whole genome shotgun sequence, the sequence CTTGTTCCTAggatattatcatttttatttttatttttatttttgtcccTGAGCATATATTAGAATATAAAGTACCTCAACTTCTTTGTAGAAAGTGTACATGTCATCAACATACTCCACAGCGCATTGGCGACAAATGTGAACAAACTTTTCACTCGTTctttgttaattatttagaaCTTGATCTAATTCATTTTTACGAATCTTCAGGAACACtttaatctttattttatttttgaaatggtTAGAAACTATAGAAGGTTTTCTATCAATTAGAGAGCTGAACATGTGCACCCACGTATTCTCTACTTATTTCAAGAGTGAGATAAGAAAAACACAAGCATCATGTTTCACTACGAtgaataaacaaacatttttacAGACACCGATTAATACAAAGTTGTACAAAGAgggagaaaagaagagaaagaagatgacTTTCTTCAAACCTTATCTCACGTTCATAATtacctcatcttcttcacacTGCAACTCTcacctctctcttttttctcaTGCGAAACAAATTAGTAAAATCACCACTACCAGCTTATCTGTTACCAATCATAATCATCGAGGCTAGCCCGGTGAAAACACATGACAGTGCAGATGAATATGAAGAACGATGTGAACTCTATGAGCATTGCACCCGTCTCGATCATTCCTGCATGCCTTAATATGATTGGAATCGCCAGGCTTCCTACTGTTGACGCTCCTGTCAAGAACTTTGCTGCATCTATCCACCTGCGTTTCAAGAAGGAGCAAATCTGGTGATTCATGTACTGTAATTTTGATTTAGTACTAGTAGTGAAGAATATAAGTTAACTAACCCTCCACCATCTCGACTAATTAGGAACTGTGTTGAGCCTCCTCCAAAGAACATGCAAGGCATAGGCACAACCACATACATGAGTGCTGAAAGCATTGGCCACCAGTTACTATATAGTGCACACGCCTGGccattagaaaacaaaaaaagttatctCTATATCTCCCAGATGGCTAGAATCTGTGTTACTTATTGaatgatacaaaatatactaagaATGGAATCATATGATAAACttatcaaatatgaaaaaaatctgATTAACATTGCTTCCTGTAACAGAATTACAACagaaaaattagataaaaataagGATCTGATACAATCTCAGGAGCGAAGATGCTTAGATTGGGAGAAGTTGATCAGAAAGTTGGTTATCTTCCTAAATCTACTATAGGCATCTGAATAGGGTTGGATTTGTCAGCTTAGCATATACAAGAGTGTACGTTGGTTAGTGCGGAAACGTGACAAAGATAACAATTCTAGaggttattttggttttggatgGGGTTTTGAGCTGTTTAATCAAAACATACAAGAGAGTAAAtctcaaaactttaaattatgcAAAACAGCACAAGGTTCATATGTTGCAAGCAGGATGTATGATGGACCAACAATAACAACTCTGCTTAGTATACTAAACTCGTCAAAATCacagcaaaaataaataaatcagctAACCATATACAGTCAGGTGTGACAGGTAAGCACATATACAAGTAACCAAACGAAAAAATGCTAAGATGAGAAGAATGATCTAAGCCTTAGCTCACAGAAGTCATGATCAGTTAACCTTACCAGGATCTGAAGGAGGATACTAGATGAAAACATGAAGGCAAGTCCAGCAAGTCTgttttatcaagaaaaaaattaaaatctggtAAAGAATAACACTGCCTCTTATGTAAATAACAAAGTAAATAGGTTTTGAACTTCTTACACTGTAACAAAACAGCAGTTTGAGCATTCCAGAAGAAACCCACATcggaacattaaaaaaattagcaaACAAATTAGTGAATTTGAACAATTCAAAACCTTAGCTCACGATAAATTAACAAAGCATGAAGCTTTAACAAATCTGATTCAAGCTCGTCAGGAAAAATTAATAGAAGAGAAGGAAAGGTGagtaatttgattgtttaatttaccTTCGATGGTCATAGCCATGTCTGATTAACGGAGATCGACTTTGATCGCTCGCCGGTGGACTGGAAAGAGACGAAGGATGGACTCGGCGATTTGGGAGGAGCAGAACCGAAACACCGTGTCAAAAAAGTCGTTACTAACCCAAAACTACGACTGGATAAAActggtttggtttattttggttttaattgggttctcaaggttttaatgagtgttTTATTTGTCTTAGTTATTTGATCATGAATTTGGAAAACACAATCTATTAttatatcatgatttttatttgaaaattaaactACAATTTAAAATACAGAAATGTGACTATGTGAGTGTTGAAATAtttattggaaaataaaaaacaaagccaaaaagttacatatatatgtaaatatttattattttgaagatgtctgaaaaatcaaaatattaatcttTAAATACAGAGATAATCATTTTTGTTGTGATTTTGATATTATGATTACTCAAATTTTGAGTTGTtactagggctgttcaatatggtaaaaccgaaccgtaccgaaccgaaccgaaatagataatatggtttggttttggtatataccatataaaccgaatggatataattttataaaaaccgtaggatttggatatggtttggtatataaccgattaaaccgaataaaccgaacaaaaccgattaaaagtagaaacatgtaaatatgtatctattttataacaatacatgaaaatctatttgttacataagttaaatttgtgttaataactattaccataattttatagtaataaaaaccttaatttgtaaaacacttaaactataactaaataacaatacatcgcaattcagacatcttattttctaagtctttttttgatctttttgattattttagtcttcacaaaattaatatgaagattataaatttgatggacaataattaatggaaaattttcaattgaaaaaacatgactttaatgaacactaaatatggaagagtggaaaaacttttctttcatatttctgttttatttcaaatttttattttcaaaatttcaagctttgattttagttatagatttgattattttatttgatggtagaagcatttttacttttttgttcatttatttgaacatgtaatatatttttaataaatgactgtgttgacaatatgattctaaaattcatatatatgatctcaaacaaaataattatgttttttggtataaaaccgaataaaccgaaaaccgacggtatataaaccgaaccgaaccgaagtaaatatggatttagattggtagttatattttactaaccgaaataccgaaaaccgaaaaaaactaaaccgaaaccgaactgatatccggattgaacacccctagttGTTACAAATTTATGTTTGAGAATTGAATTTAGGACGATTAGAAAAATACTTCATTCCCGTAAATTAATTTGGGTATATGATGACTCtttgttgttatttttgttttctttcatataaaatgatattttagttGTAGTCTTATAGATTAAATATGCTGCTATTATTATTCGTGCATTATTCACGTGATTGACATAAATCATTAGACCATTTtcaatatgtttttcattttttatttcaaaatacaatAATTCTGTAATggattttatttgaattttactttattttaaggtaaaaataaagtaataagttaaataatttgtatatgaaataaacttgtttttatgccattaaagaatgaaaaataaaacagaattataacatttttttttatttcaagatgtATACCAAGAGATGCTCTTAAAATTGTTGGAACCCAAATTTCAGCAATATCTCTTATATTTTGACATTCCTATTACAAAGATTTCTTttcaacattaaaaaaaatacaaccttttatatttatttttcacctTTTATATCTTCTTAAAATTATTACTTTCTGTCTTGTCACAATAGCATTTAagggaaaataataataactaggttaagacccgcgacttgcgcgggatgaatattatatatataaattattttatatattatatgtttataacatattatgaaataataaatatatattgaataaaaaagtcattatctactacttatataattaaattggtgcgaacatataaataaattttataaatcgaaaaaatattttttctatttgatatgatatataattaaatttaaatgatagtaacatatatggtatatagtcAGCAGCCATTAGAGAGTTTCAAAATATGGTCGCAGACTGTGATTTAGTGGATCTTGCACAGTCAGGACCGCAATTTACTTGGACCAATAGTCAAGACAGCAACCCTATCAGCAAGAAATTGGATAGAGTTATGGGCAATAGCTGTTGGGTGTCTACTTTTGAGCAATCTAATGTTGTTTTTGAAGCAGGCGGAGTCTCAGATCATGTGAGAATGGTCACTCAGTTACATGATAGGGAGCCGGTGAACCCTAAACCATTTAAGTTCTTTACTCATGTAACTCAACATCCTCAATTTTTGGAGATAGTTCAATGCGTCTGGAACTCGACAGCCCCGCTTTACCACTCGCGTTCGGCTTTAAGAAGGTTTCATGATAAATTAAAGGCGCTGAAGTATGATCTGAGGAAACTGAATAGAGAAGCGTTTGGAGATCTCCCTTCTAGGGTGAAGTCAGCCTTCGATGATCTCTGTGCCAAACAGAACACTGCAATGCAAAGTCCTAACTCTGAGACTTTTGAGGCAGCCTCCGACGCCTGGGAACATTGGCATCACATCTCAGGAATTGAAGAACAGCTGTTTTATCAGAAGTCTAGGGTGCAATGGTTGGACCTTGGGGACAGGAATACAAATTTCTACCATAAATCCTGTAAGAGCAGATACTCTAGGAACGCGATACGGAGATTGATCACGTCAGATGGTAGAATTCTCACGGAGTTGGTAGACATTAAGGAGGAAGCGGTGTCATATTATGAGAATTTTCTCCAAGGCCAAGATACAGTAGAAGAGGAAGTGTCACAGGATGAACTGGAGGAGATTTTGGACTATCGTTGCACCGGGAATGATGCTGCATCCTTGGTTGCTCCGGTGCAGGGTGAAGAAGTCAAAGCAGCTCTCTTCTCTATGCCTGCAAACAAGGCTCCTGGGCCAGATGGTTTCCCAATGGAGTTCTATAAAGCGGCATGGACAGTAGTGGGGAAAGATTTAATCACTGCTGTGCAATCCTTTTTCCTATACGGGTTGCTTCCTCGCAGTATCAATGCTACCTTGTTGTCTCTGGTCCCTAAAACCACGGGTGCTGAGAAGTTGAGCGATTTTCGACCGATCGCTTGCTGCAATGTAGTCTACAAGATAATTTCGAGGATTATGGCTCACAGACTCAAAGCTGTTCTTCCCCAAGCTATTGAACTGAACCAGTGTGCATTTGTACAGGGTCGTCTCCTCCTTGAGAATGTGTTATTAGCCACTGAGCTGGTGAAAGATTACCATAAGCCTGCTGTCTCGTCAAGATCTGTAGTAAAGCTCGATATCTCAAAAGCTTTTGATACGGTGAAGTGGTCATTCGTTGAATCTACGCTCAGGGCAATGCACATCCCAGACCTCTTCATTACCTGGATCATGCGCTGCATAGATACTGCTACTTTTTCAGTCTCCATAAACGGCGAGCTGGAGGGGTTCTTTCCGAGCTCACGGGGCATAAGGCAAGGTTGTTCGCTATCTCCGTATCTTTACGTGATTGTTAGTAATGTGTTATCTAAACTGCTAAACAGAGCTGTGGAGAACCACAATATAGGTTATCATCCTATGTGTTGTGCAGTTAACCTCACGCACTTGAGCTTCGCTGATGATATTGTTGTGTTCACCGATGGCTCACCGGCTTCACTCAATGGTACACTCACAGTGTTTCAAGAGTTTGCACGTATGTCTGGGCTGCAAATCAATGTGGCAAAATCAACTGTATTTGCAGCGGGGAGAGGTAAACAGGAGCTGGAAGTGGCTGCAGGGGAAGCTGGTCTTACTGTCTCAGCTCTCCCAATAAAGTACCTTGGTCTGCCCCTCACTACAAAGACAATGACGCGCAATGACTACGATCCCCTGCTGGTGAAGATTCGGAACAGATTACTATGTTGGACTAGTAAATCTCTCTCCTTCGCTGGTCGTCTCCAGTTGATTAAATCAGTCATTGCTAGCATTACCAACTTCTGGTGCTCAGCTTTTTGTCTACCACAAGCTTGTATTGATGAAATTGATAGTATGTGCTCAGCTTTTCTCTGGAGTGGATCCCCTAATATCACCACTAGAGCGAAGGTTGCGTGGGAAGAGGTCTGCTGCCTCAAGAAGGAAGGAGGCTTAGGAGTACGGAAAATTAAAGAAGTGTCGCTGGTTTTCGCACTCAAATTGATATGGCGTCTCTTCACAGATTCAGAGTCGTTGTGGGGTAAGTGGGTGAAGCAAACATTACTGCGGGGAATCTCCTTTTGGGACGTTAAGGAAGGCTCCACAGGATCCTGGGTCTGGAAAAAGCTTCTCCAACTCAGACCTGTCGCGCAAAGGTTTCTCAAGATGGATATTCATGATGGGAAGCTGGTGAAATTTTGGACAGATATTTGGCACCCAATTGGCCGACTGATCGAGCTCGTGGGGGACCGTGGGAGGCTGCAACTCGGCATAGCTACTAGCGCTTGTATTGCGGATGTCCTTGTGGAGAATGAGTGGAGGTTCAGACGTACTCGAGATACGACTGTTCAAGACATGATCGTCAAAGTCCAAGAGTTAGGAGTTGTGCTAGAAACAAATGTACAAGATGAGGTACTTTGGAAAAGGAAGGACGATGAGTATGGAAGGGAATTCTCTGCTGCAGCGACATGGGAACAGATCAGATGCAAAAGGCCGGTGGTAGTCTGGAGTAAGCTTATTTGGTTTGCGCAAGGAGTTCCAAGGTATGCATTTATCGCTTGGTTGGCAGTTAAAGATAAACTTTCAACAGGTAGCAAGATGCGAGCTTGGGGGCAGGTTCAATGCTGTGTGTTCTGTGGGGAGCCTGATGAAACTAGAAATCACTTGTTCTTTGCTTGTCCTTACTCGTACACGCTTTGGCTACAAGTGATTGGCACACTCTTGCGGCCTCCTCCATCGCCGGACTGGAATGAAATTGTAGCGCGAATCATGGCAAGGTCTGTGGGGAGTTTGCAGTCCATACTCTTGCGGCTAGCATTTCAGGTCTCTATCTATTATCTATGGAAAGAACGGAATGAGAGACGACATGGACAGCCTGCAAAGCCTGTTGCTCAGTTGGCGAAGTTCATTGAAAAGACTATAAGACAAAGGATCATGTCTACAAAGTACTATGAGAAGCAGAAACTCAAAGGACTAATGCAGTGTTGGTTTAGTGCAAGGCAGCCATAGGAATAAATAGGTTTCATAGTTTGAGTTATGATAGAATTTTTTAGTTATTGCTGTACATAAACATTCTTTTTCctgatgatcaataaatttaacatttcatcaaaaaaaaaacatatatggtatattttaatattaatatttatcagatgatgctttttgctcatatttttttttatcatttgtatttgttataacaaaaagtctaaattagtgataacggAATTTGCACTGTGgaattaatggtttaagtaatttataatatttagaaaaattaagttgtcaatattttttcaaattttttatcaaaaaaatgttcaaagtaaatttcaaaattaagatatttatgtattttatatggcatatagtttaatttaaaatgatacatatatttatatatcttttatttttgatacttattaaatgagactttcaacttatattagtttttaattatttgtatcatgtcataacaaaagttttaaatcatagatcacaaaatttgaatgtggaacttttaacagttttagtaatttatactcgtttttaaaaattcaaaatataatatataaataatttttttaaaatttttattatatggttactataattgtttaatttattttaatagcttaaaattaaacaaatataattataatacacacttatttttatcaaatctttattattcaaaatcattaattgtcatatatactttagtcacattaggcaattctgtaATGTTATTTAGGGAAATAATGaaacacattaataatgtatttactttggtttaataaaaagcttattatatatttagatggaccaacctatttctctaaggattctaagaatcattctagtgatgacatgtggctacaaaaaaatgttgcaatacttctcaaataatatataggggataacacaataaatgtcattttaaaaaacagaaagaaagaaaaaaagaacaagCCAGGAGAGCTAATCTGAGTCGTTGCCTCTGTCAGCTTGGCTCGGACCGACCTCGTACCTTCGCTTTGTCTTGTCTTGTCTCCAAGCTCAGAGTCTCCGCCGTCTCCGCCTCCGCTCCCGTCCAATTCCCAGCGAAGCGAACGACTTCACCGCCTGGGCTTGGCTAAATCCCTACGCCAAGTAAGTTTttgttaaaccctaatcatCTCATTCATCTAGGGCTTGTGTATTCTCTTTTCCCAATTGCTTATTTGATTCAAAGCTTGGATCTTTCGTGAGTAGGTGTGGTTGTTACCGAGAAAGATCAAATCTTTAGCTTCAATTGAACTTCATCACTACGTCAACAGCTCaaagatttgatttttattattccTTGAAGGGTAAAAAAACTAGCTTTGATGGTTGTGCTAGAAGATAACACCGAGAGGGAGAGGTCACCACCACTTGTAGAGAATGGTTTCGCCAATGGACCAAAGGCCATTCAAGGGAATGGTAATGATAATGATACACTCTCTTACGCCAACGTTCTTCGCGCAAGAAACAAGTTCTCCGACGCGCTTTCTCTCTACGAGACTCTTCTGGAGAGAGACAGCAACAACGTTGAAGCTCACATTGGGAAAGGGATATGCCTCCAGACGCAAAGCAAAGTGAACCTCGCTTTTGATTGCTTCGGAGAAGCAATCAGGTTGGATCCGCATAACGCTTGTGCACTGACTCACTGTGGTATACTTCATAAAGAAGAAGGGAGGCTCGTGGAAGCTGCTGAGGTGTGTGacatttaaactttttaaatccatctgtaaaaatattattaacttaATACTTTGTAACAGTCCTACCAGAGAGCACTGATGGCAGATGCATCGTACAAGCCAGCAGCTGAGTGTTTAGCC encodes:
- the LOC106353054 gene encoding vacuolar protein sorting-associated protein 55 homolog isoform X1 is translated as MFRCGFLLECSNCCFVTVLAGLAFMFSSSILLQILACALYSNWWPMLSALMYVVVPMPCMFFGGGSTQFLISRDGGGWIDAAKFLTGASTVGSLAIPIILRHAGMIETGAMLIEFTSFFIFICTVMCFHRASLDDYDW
- the LOC106353054 gene encoding vacuolar protein sorting-associated protein 55 homolog isoform X2, which translates into the protein MFSSSILLQILACALYSNWWPMLSALMYVVVPMPCMFFGGGSTQFLISRDGGGWIDAAKFLTGASTVGSLAIPIILRHAGMIETGAMLIEFTSFFIFICTVMCFHRASLDDYDW